A portion of the Tachysurus fulvidraco isolate hzauxx_2018 chromosome 8, HZAU_PFXX_2.0, whole genome shotgun sequence genome contains these proteins:
- the si:ch211-217a12.1 gene encoding alanine aminotransferase 2-like isoform X5, translating into MANHVKVLTLDTMNPNVKKVEYAVRGPIVQRAVQIEMELQQGVKKPFTEVIRANIGDCHAMGQKPITFFRQVLAICSYPDLLDDDRFPEDVKSRARRILQACSGGSLGSYSASQGIQLIRQDVARYIEKRDGGIKSNPDNIYLTAGASDGIVTMLKLLVSGEGSSRTGVMISIPQYPLYSAALAELAAVQINYYLDEESCWSLDIRELQRAVEEAKKHCTPRVLCIINPGNPTGQVQSRRCIEDVIRFATEEKLFLLADEVYQDNVYADGCEFHSFKKVLFEMGPEYSERLELASFHSTSKCYMGECGFRGGYMEVVNLDSEVKVQLTKLVSVRLCPPVTGQALLDLVVNPPEPHEPSYDTFIKERSHTLAELAKKASMTQQILNQVPGIQCNPVQGAMYTFPRIHIPPKAISIAQEKGQAPDMFYCMRLLEEMGICLIPGSGFGQKDGTYHFRMTILPPTQKLKTVLEKIKEFHQSFTQQFS; encoded by the exons ATGGCGAATCATGTAAAGGTGTTGACGCTGGACACCATGAACCCGAACGTGAAGAAGGTGGAGTATGCAGTGCGCGGGCCTATAGTGCAGAGAGCCGTGCAGATCGAAATGGAACTTCAACAG GGAGTAAAGAAGCCTTTCACTGAAGTGATTAGGGCAAATATTGGAGACTGTCATGCCATGGGCCAGAAACCCATCACCTTTTTCAGACAG gtgttgGCCATCTGCTCTTATCCCGATCTTCTGGATGATGACAGATTTCCAGAAGATGTGAAAAGTCGAGCTCGACGGATCCTTCAGGCCTGCAGTGGAGGGAGTTTGG GCTCCTACAGCGCCAGTCAGGGGATTCAGCTCATTCGACAGGATGTGGCACGATACATTGAGAAGAGAGACGGAGGCATCAAGAGCAATCCAGACAACATCTACCTCACTGCTGGTGCCAGTGACGGCATAGtg acaATGTTGAAGCTGCTGGTCTCAGGCGAAGGATCTTCTCGGACTGGAGTGATGATCTCCATCCCTCAGTACCCGCTGTACTCCGCCGCTCTGGCCGAGCTCGCCGCTGTGCAGATTAATTATTATCTGGATGAGGAATCATGCTGGAGTTTGGACATCAGAGAGCTGCAGCGTGCTGTGGAGGAAGCCAAGAAACACTGCACACCTCGAGTCCTGTGTATCATCAACCCTGGAAACCCAACCG GTCAGGTGCAGAGTCGACGGTGTATTGAAGACGTAATCCGATTCGCCACGGAGGAAAAGCTGTTTCTATTGGCTGACGAG GTTTATCAGGACAACGTGTACGCAGATGGCTGTGAGTTTCACTCGTTTAAGAAGGTACTGTTTGAGATGGGGCCGGAGTACTCTGAGAGACTGGAACTGGCCTCGTTTCATTCAACATCCAAGTGCTACATGGGAGA GTGTGGGTTTCGCGGTGGCTACATGGAGGTGGTGAATTTGGACTCTGAGGTCAAGGTTCAACTGACGAAGCTGGTGTCAGTGCGTCTGTGTCCACCTGTAACTGGACAGGCTTTACTCGACCTGGTGGTAAATCCTCCTGAACCGCATGAACCCTCGTATGACACCTTCATCAAG GAACGCTCACACACATTGGCTGAATTAGCTAAGAAAGCTAGCATGACACAGCAGATCCTTAATCAGGTGCCAGGAATCCAGTGTAATCCAGTCCAGGGAGCCATGTACACCTTCCCCCGCATTCACATTCCACCTAAAGCCATCTCCATTGCCCAG GAGAAAGGTCAGGCTCCGGATATGTTCTACTGCATGAGACTGCTCGAGGAGATGGGCATCTGCCTCATACCCGGAAGTGGATTCGGGCAGAAAGATGGAACATACCATTTCAG GATGACGATCCTTCCTCCAACTCAAAAGTTGAAAACTGTTTTGGAAAAGATAAAAGAGTTTCATCAGAGTTTCACACAGCAGTTTTCATAA
- the si:ch211-217a12.1 gene encoding alanine aminotransferase 2-like isoform X4 — protein MANHVKVLTLDTMNPNVKKVEYAVRGPIVQRAVQIEMELQQGVKKPFTEVIRANIGDCHAMGQKPITFFRQVLAICSYPDLLDDDRFPEDVKSRARRILQACSGGSLGSYSASQGIQLIRQDVARYIEKRDGGIKSNPDNIYLTAGASDGIVTMLKLLVSGEGSSRTGVMISIPQYPLYSAALAELAAVQINYYLDEESCWSLDIRELQRAVEEAKKHCTPRVLCIINPGNPTGQVQSRRCIEDVIRFATEEKLFLLADEVYQDNVYADGCEFHSFKKVLFEMGPEYSERLELASFHSTSKCYMGECGFRGGYMEVVNLDSEVKVQLTKLVSVRLCPPVTGQALLDLVVNPPEPHEPSYDTFIKERSHTLAELAKKASMTQQILNQVPGIQCNPVQGAMYTFPRIHIPPKAISIAQEKGQAPDMFYCMRLLEEMGICLIPGSGFGQKDGTYHFSYTAEHKESGDSLYTNTRKQMHSRQQREHTSKLVQPPVREVLVVDT, from the exons ATGGCGAATCATGTAAAGGTGTTGACGCTGGACACCATGAACCCGAACGTGAAGAAGGTGGAGTATGCAGTGCGCGGGCCTATAGTGCAGAGAGCCGTGCAGATCGAAATGGAACTTCAACAG GGAGTAAAGAAGCCTTTCACTGAAGTGATTAGGGCAAATATTGGAGACTGTCATGCCATGGGCCAGAAACCCATCACCTTTTTCAGACAG gtgttgGCCATCTGCTCTTATCCCGATCTTCTGGATGATGACAGATTTCCAGAAGATGTGAAAAGTCGAGCTCGACGGATCCTTCAGGCCTGCAGTGGAGGGAGTTTGG GCTCCTACAGCGCCAGTCAGGGGATTCAGCTCATTCGACAGGATGTGGCACGATACATTGAGAAGAGAGACGGAGGCATCAAGAGCAATCCAGACAACATCTACCTCACTGCTGGTGCCAGTGACGGCATAGtg acaATGTTGAAGCTGCTGGTCTCAGGCGAAGGATCTTCTCGGACTGGAGTGATGATCTCCATCCCTCAGTACCCGCTGTACTCCGCCGCTCTGGCCGAGCTCGCCGCTGTGCAGATTAATTATTATCTGGATGAGGAATCATGCTGGAGTTTGGACATCAGAGAGCTGCAGCGTGCTGTGGAGGAAGCCAAGAAACACTGCACACCTCGAGTCCTGTGTATCATCAACCCTGGAAACCCAACCG GTCAGGTGCAGAGTCGACGGTGTATTGAAGACGTAATCCGATTCGCCACGGAGGAAAAGCTGTTTCTATTGGCTGACGAG GTTTATCAGGACAACGTGTACGCAGATGGCTGTGAGTTTCACTCGTTTAAGAAGGTACTGTTTGAGATGGGGCCGGAGTACTCTGAGAGACTGGAACTGGCCTCGTTTCATTCAACATCCAAGTGCTACATGGGAGA GTGTGGGTTTCGCGGTGGCTACATGGAGGTGGTGAATTTGGACTCTGAGGTCAAGGTTCAACTGACGAAGCTGGTGTCAGTGCGTCTGTGTCCACCTGTAACTGGACAGGCTTTACTCGACCTGGTGGTAAATCCTCCTGAACCGCATGAACCCTCGTATGACACCTTCATCAAG GAACGCTCACACACATTGGCTGAATTAGCTAAGAAAGCTAGCATGACACAGCAGATCCTTAATCAGGTGCCAGGAATCCAGTGTAATCCAGTCCAGGGAGCCATGTACACCTTCCCCCGCATTCACATTCCACCTAAAGCCATCTCCATTGCCCAG GAGAAAGGTCAGGCTCCGGATATGTTCTACTGCATGAGACTGCTCGAGGAGATGGGCATCTGCCTCATACCCGGAAGTGGATTCGGGCAGAAAGATGGAACATACCATTTCAG